From Aquificaceae bacterium, the proteins below share one genomic window:
- the glnA gene encoding type I glutamate--ammonia ligase, with protein MPKYSPAEVLSLIEQEGVQYVDLRFSDLFGQWQHLTIPAYELSLDTFEEGRGFDGSSIRGWQSINESDMIAIPDPTTAFIDPFMEPKTLVMICDIYDPITRERYGRDTRYIAQKAEQYLKQTGIGDTAYFGPEAEFFIFDSVEFGTSANYAFWRIDSEEGWWNREITSSGYKIPHKRGYFPVPPLDKTHELRNEMVSIMSQLGIVVELHHHEVATAGQGEIDIRYDSLVNQADKLFLYKYVVRMVAHKYGKFATFMPKVLPNDNGSGMHTHFSIWKEGQNLFAGSEYAGLSELALYAIGGILKHGPALTAFTNPTINSYHRLVPGFEAPVRLAYSARNRSAAIRIPMYSASPKAKRIEIRFPDATCNPYLAFSAILMAAIDGIENRIHPGEPFDKDIYSLPPEELKDIPQLPGSLEESLKALENDYEFLLKGGVFTEELIETWISSKKKEIDELRFIPHPKEFELYFDI; from the coding sequence ATGCCCAAGTATTCACCGGCTGAGGTGCTAAGCCTCATCGAGCAGGAAGGGGTCCAGTATGTGGACCTAAGGTTTTCTGACCTCTTTGGTCAGTGGCAACATCTTACCATCCCAGCCTATGAGCTGTCTTTGGATACCTTTGAGGAAGGTAGAGGCTTTGACGGTTCATCCATAAGGGGATGGCAGTCTATCAACGAGTCCGATATGATAGCTATCCCAGACCCTACTACCGCCTTTATTGACCCCTTTATGGAGCCAAAGACTTTGGTGATGATATGCGATATCTATGACCCTATAACAAGAGAGAGGTATGGTAGGGATACTCGCTATATTGCTCAAAAGGCAGAGCAATACCTAAAACAGACAGGTATAGGAGATACCGCATACTTTGGACCAGAGGCGGAGTTTTTCATCTTTGACTCTGTGGAGTTTGGAACTTCTGCCAATTATGCCTTTTGGAGGATAGACTCAGAGGAAGGATGGTGGAACAGAGAAATAACCTCTTCTGGCTACAAAATACCACACAAAAGGGGATACTTCCCAGTGCCACCTTTGGATAAAACACACGAGCTAAGGAACGAAATGGTCTCTATAATGTCCCAGCTTGGCATAGTGGTAGAGCTTCACCACCACGAGGTTGCCACCGCAGGTCAAGGAGAGATAGACATTCGTTATGACTCTTTGGTAAATCAGGCAGACAAACTATTCCTTTACAAGTATGTAGTGCGTATGGTTGCCCACAAGTATGGAAAGTTTGCCACCTTTATGCCGAAGGTTTTACCTAACGATAATGGCTCGGGTATGCACACCCACTTCTCTATATGGAAGGAAGGTCAAAACCTCTTTGCAGGTTCTGAGTATGCAGGTCTTTCTGAATTAGCCCTATATGCAATAGGTGGCATCCTCAAGCATGGACCTGCCCTTACCGCTTTTACGAACCCCACTATAAATTCCTACCACAGGCTTGTGCCAGGCTTTGAAGCCCCCGTAAGGCTCGCCTATTCCGCAAGAAACAGGTCTGCTGCCATAAGGATACCCATGTATTCCGCATCACCAAAGGCGAAGAGAATAGAAATTCGCTTCCCAGACGCCACTTGCAACCCTTATCTTGCCTTTTCCGCCATACTCATGGCAGCAATAGACGGTATAGAAAACCGCATACACCCCGGAGAGCCCTTTGACAAGGACATATACTCCCTACCACCAGAGGAGCTAAAAGACATACCACAGCTACCCGGCTCACTGGAAGAATCCCTCAAGGCTCTTGAAAACGACTACGAGTTTCTCCTAAAGGGTGGGGTGTTTACGGAGGAGCTTATAGAGACATG
- the glnB gene encoding nitrogen regulator P-II GlnB has translation MKKVEAIIKPFKLDEVKDALVEIGIGGMTVTEVRGFGQQKGHTEIYRGTEYVIDFLPKVKIEVIVRDEDVEKVVETIMKTAQTGRVGDGKIFIIPVEDVIRIRTGERGEQAI, from the coding sequence ATGAAAAAGGTGGAAGCCATAATCAAGCCCTTTAAACTGGACGAGGTCAAGGATGCCCTTGTGGAGATAGGCATAGGCGGTATGACGGTTACAGAGGTTCGTGGCTTTGGTCAACAAAAGGGACACACGGAGATATACCGTGGCACAGAGTATGTCATTGACTTTCTGCCCAAGGTTAAGATTGAGGTGATAGTGAGGGATGAGGACGTGGAAAAGGTGGTGGAGACTATAATGAAAACCGCCCAAACAGGTAGGGTGGGAGATGGAAAGATATTCATAATACCCGTTGAGGACGTGATAAGGATTAGGACGGGTGAAAGAGGAGAACAGGCAATTTAG